The sequence gataatccacacgaaagagagaccctacaaatgctgtgagtgtgggaaaagcttcaatcgtacctcagcccttagtaggcatcagcgaatacacagaggagacaaaccctatgaatgccgtgagtgcgggaaaagcttcactcagagatatacccttaactctcatcagagaatccacacagaagagcgaccctatgaatgctgcaagtgcgggaaaagcttcactcagagatcagcccttatctctcatcagacaatgcacacaggagagcgaccctacgaatgctgtgagtgcgggaaaaacttcacccgaagctcaaaccttactaggcatcagaggatccacacaggagagagaccttatgaatgccgtgagtgcgggaaaagtttcagtcacttctcctcccttatctctcaccagagagtccacacgggagagagaccctatgaatgttgcgagtgtggaaaaagcttctctcggagctcaaatcttactatgcatcagaggatccacacaggagagagaccctatgaatgccatgagtgcgggaaaagtttcagtcacttctcctcccttatctctcaccagagtgtccacacgggagagaaaccctatgaatgcagtgagtgcgggaaaagcttctctcgaagctcaacccttgttacacattacggagtccacaccggagagagaccatatgaatgctgcgagtgtgggaaaagcttcactcatagttcaggcctttctaaacatcagagaatccataaaGGAGacaaacttcataaaaaccttctctagagctgtcaggagattttttctttaattcttttgacagttcccaggtagtgagtgttaaggctgtttgcatcttttgcatactgtagtccctcagctcccacacatgagttgcccacttctgaagctcgcccgtctttggggtggattctgtggtcctttgtatcaactccattgtcctgcgagtcatgggagcctgtgtcctttctaccaggaatgtcatcaccccaggtgggggagatggggggtgtcttcaaccagctacgttgagataaaatctacctgggtctcatcactgtggttgccatggagttagctagcttgagttcattttcctgatgtaataagagagctattcttgcagtaaagacatgggctatggatagtcagtggggttatctagcacatttcctcctgatctGAGCTAACCATCGtcacatttccttgtctaaacaaacctggagattcacatttgtactcctcctcccagtgcaaagttactgttagagacgtcaagttcctctttgaggagacattgtctcattcccagttgttctcacattaccctggattgtgcagaacagcagttattttgctgacttttttttctcatttagaatatatttaaatatgaagaagagctggagcagtgtcagggaaataagggtcattttaggctctgtgacactggaaggaaatggggcgactcagacattccccatcaccccagaactgttaccttgtgcctgagccatgcacagttcaccccttcgtattccttcgcttcccagcgtgtctggtgtcatgttcttggctgtccatgcttgggaatggtgcttgtacacgtctttgatcctaaatcagagtcagtctggcaggagatgaaagtgtcagacttggaaggggatttcaaatggatcccaagcaccgttcaaatccccttttccctcaatggcaaagccgcttctgggaaggtcggctgttttttctcccattatgaaggtgctaaaactcctgtaaataacactaacacggatacccctctgatacctctcttattagtctggatctgtaaaagcagcaaagaatcctgtgacaccttatagactatcagacttttggagcatgagctttcgtgggtgaatacccacttcgtcggatgcatgagaaagcgctgggtgaagcaggtttcagtggatcatgggagaatctctcatcctgattctgagacatcagatgtaacctagtctggaatttcactttaaattaaaatgaaagtgtcttctacctctctgtgatacgggttttctatctttcatgaaggctccttggtcatataactgcatgttagttttgtttgacagaatgtagctcagattttttgggaaatttttttacttcaggtttgtttttccccctattcctgcatgatgacatggagaaaattcaaatgcagttcagtcaacaggagagaatactccaagctgttggacatGTTACcaaagaaacagtcgtatgtttaaatctccactctgaaaaggtgaacagcagcagaccccaaatgggtgcaactgaccaAAGTAAGTGCATATGGTcacagggtagttcagttgtttaagtcaatattgtctcagatgatccagggatagaattccacagcaagtgattcggaactaggaaaacgcccaggtatttggttcccaaggtgtttgtgacccagtccctacaagaggttactcctgaagagatctcctagctaatccccaaatttgggaaatgctgtctgtgatgaggtgtatcaaccctgcactggcactgctagggttaactgtgccatgtgggctgaagcggccacaccccctcactctctctgggcatgctccgactggagacgggtataaacgggagcagctcagcctgggtggACTGGGGAGAACAAACCGATGTTGTTGgcatgggtggggggagagcccagggctggggtggctgggggtggggggaagcccagggctcggtcagcaggagcatgtggtgggggaccccagggctgaggtgggggcagctaaagttttttttgcttggaatggcaaaaaacctagagccggccctgcctccacgcactgtgaggtaggtaggagcggatcattattatccctacttgaaagagggagaagctaaggctgagaaaggagaattgacttgtctgaggtcacacacccagccagtggcagagttgggaataggacccaagagccctgattttcaaactaaccatcggatcttgaatttcatatattgaatgacctgaataaagagctctgatgagctccagaccaacaacagtgacagtaattattcagcaagtatttgaggagaactgcaatgttagagagaatcatgaactgctcagagaccattaatgcagagaagcagcaaaattcatcaaacatagaactggttctgatttatttccttggtcttaaaagagaccaacaaggacctgagtctcctccctgtcaataaccccctgctcagccaatcagggtagagagtgaggacgggaggctgagggttctcaccagagagcccaaaggatggcctagGTCACTGGtgaggatcactgcccgagcactatttcagccccatatgtttgggtggacctcccacagtgggagctcctccgtgtgtgtgtgtctctctctcctgctgttgggaggggaacaggagaaaggacaaaagaagcaagagacggagagaaagggagggagggatggaggaaaaggtgaaacaaaaaggacaaaacctaatgtccccagtgattctaagggacaaaatcccaggtgcacaataaaattctgcctccttaagctcgagttttccatgcctagaattaaACTGTctccagatggatcagactgaacaggtttcaaacctcgaggaggctcttaccttctaaacagggacggctgttttctagtaaaatcactacaagggaaggagaaaactcgaaagaggttcctcctggcgctcacgtccgtgaacccgaatactccctcagtcctcaaagagagacctggagaaggagacttgctgcagcaaagccacaggggtctctgaggtttccctggcccctcgcccctgtcctgcctggctgatgtcatcatctctctgtgaggtcaccacctccccaccaccttggaccaataggctgaggtcctgccaaaggcctttgtgatgtcactgccacacccctcccttgctgtgccaatgtcctgcccctggccaggcactttgcaggtttgagctgctccctgtagatcaccccactcaaggagcgttcgttctaggcagcaagccggtgtAACGACAGAAACAGCTCCAGATTCGctacttgggctgcactgagcatgcgcacccGAATGGAGCCTGCCCAGTAACCTCCGCTGTCACCActgcccgctctctgccctcacttctacttacGATTTGCGGCCTCCTcttcgggtgggggtggggttaaaAGCACCAAGGGGGCAAAACGCAGCGGGGCGGCCAAGGTCTGAGCGGGGGCAGAAATTTACTGGCCAGGGGGGATCAAGCTGCTGTAGGTagcggcaggagaggggctgaaggggaaaaatcgggggtggggtggggagccgctgccagaccctgtgcagGGACAAAACCCCTCTTGAGGGAGGGGGTGGCGGGGGAACAGGggcccctcgggatgagccacctgctggtctcccaaatctgggggtgtcgggctggggggggcacaggctgtttcAGGTCTGCTGCGTGTTAGCCccggagcagggggcaggttactggggctccaggcaccagcctccCAGCCTGTCCGAGCTCAGCCACCACAGTACCGCTCGGTCTGTGCCAGTGCTGCAGGGTGGCCACTGCTCCGTCCGGGAGCCTGAGTgcgggacacaccggccagacGTCCCTGCCCTCCGGGCGGCCACTGCTCGGCCGGGAGCCTGAATGCGGGAAACAGTAATCCGACTCTGCCTCTCGCATTGTGACTTTGGAAAAGTGTCTCTgtcagtgtctgtgtctgtgtgaaatcactgcagctccttCCTCTGCTACAGCGCTGAGCTGCTAACTCCCCCCCGAGCCCGTGTGTccacacccccctgcaccccaatcccctgccccaggtcagagcctgcacccctcactcaaactccccatagcctgcaaccctcccgccccccaactccctcccagagcctgcaccccaaacagggccggattaaccttttgtgggcctggtgctaaacatatttgtgggccctcatgggggaaatgggtgcagaggggcagagtcctcagagcgaggggctggccgggGACAACGGGAGAtgggtcatggcacggcagggacagccccactccacccagcccagtacaagg is a genomic window of Mauremys reevesii isolate NIE-2019 linkage group 14, ASM1616193v1, whole genome shotgun sequence containing:
- the LOC120381596 gene encoding zinc finger protein 79-like; the encoded protein is GKNFHYRSVLIRHEIIHTKERPYKCCECGKSFNRTSALSRHQRIHRGDKPYECRECGKSFTQRYTLNSHQRIHTEERPYECCKCGKSFTQRSALISHQTMHTGERPYECCECGKNFTRSSNLTRHQRIHTGERPYECRECGKSFSHFSSLISHQRVHTGERPYECCECGKSFSRSSNLTMHQRIHTGERPYECHECGKSFSHFSSLISHQSVHTGEKPYECSECGKSFSRSSTLVTHYGVHTGERPYECCECGKSFTHSSGLSKHQRIHKGDKLHKNLL